Below is a window of Anomalospiza imberbis isolate Cuckoo-Finch-1a 21T00152 unplaced genomic scaffold, ASM3175350v1 scaffold_771, whole genome shotgun sequence DNA.
CAGCCCCGGGAGTCGGGATCCAGGGCCGGGAGTTGGGATCCAGGGCCGGGAATTGGGATCCAGGGCTGGGAATTTGATCCAGGCACAGGAATTGGGATCCAGGCACAGGAACTGGGATCCAGGGCTGGGAGTTGGGATCCAGGGCTGGGAGTCGGGATCCAGGGCTGGGAGTCGGGATCCAGGGCCGGGAATTCGCCCCGCAGGATCTGcagggaattctgggaatgTCTGGGACCCTCGGGGCGGGAGGCGGGGGTGGGGCGGGGGAGGATCCCCACAGATCGACCCCCGTGGGGACCCCCGAACTCTGCCTCGGGtcccccccgggtcccccccggtgtcaccccgtgtccccccaatgtcccctccatgtcccatcaatgtccccagtgtcccccccatgtcccccccggtgtcaccccgtgcccctcaatgtcccctcaatgtccccagtgtcccctcaatgtcccctcatgtcccccccagtttcccccagtgtccccccaatgtccccagtgtcccctcatgtccccgccggtgtcccccagtgtcccccccggtgtcaccccgtgtccccccaatgtccccccaatgtcccctcagtgtcccccagtgtcccccaatgtcccctcatgtccccccCAGTTTCCTCCagtgtcccctcaatgtcccccatgtcccccccggtgtcacctcgtgtccccctcaatgtccccaatgtcccatgtccccccaatgttcccaatgtcccctcatgtccccccatgtcccccccggtgtcacctCGTGTCCCATcaatgtcccccaatgtccccaatgtcccctcaatgtccccagtgtcccctcatgtccccccAATgaccccccatgtcccccccggtgtcacctcgtgtccccctcaatgtccccaatgtccccccaatgttcccaatgtcccctcatgtcccctcatgtcccccccggtgtcaccccgtgtcccttcaatgtcccctccatgtcccatcaatgtcccccaatgtccccaatgtcccccaatgtccccccagtgtcccctcaatgtcccctcatgtcccccccaatgtccccaatgtcccctcatgtccccccagtgtccccccatgtcccccctgGTGTCACCTcgtgtcccctcaatgtcccttCAAtttcccccatgtccccccagtgtcccccccaatgtccccccatgtccccccgtgtcccactcgtgtcccccaatgtccccccatgtcccccccggtgtcccccaatgccccccaatgtcccccccgTGTCTCCCCttgtcccccccgtgtccccccactATCCCCCCCACGTCCTCTccatgtccccccaatgtccccaatgtcccaaatgCCCCCCAATCTCCCTCCAatgtcccccccaatgtccccccaatgtccccaatgtcccccccaatgtccccccaatgtccccaatgtcccaaatgCCCCCCAATCTCCCTCCAatgtcccccccaatgtccccagtgtccccccaaggtGTCCAAAATGTCCCCGATGTCTCCCCCCCttgtccctctgtgtccctccgtgtcccccccaatgtccccccaatgtctccaatgtccccccaatgtccccagtgtccccccaaggtGTCCAAAATGTCCCCGATGTCTCCCCCCCttgtccctctgtgtccctccgtgtcccccccaatgtcccccccaatgtccccaatgtccccaatgtccccccaatgtccccaatgtccccaatgtccccaatgtcccccccaatgtcccccaatgtccccaatgtcccccaatgtccccagtgtcactgcatgtccccccagtgtcaccactGTCTGTCACGTGTCCCCAATGTGTCCAAAATGTCCCAGATGtccccccccaatgtccccccaatgtcccaaatgtcccccaatgcccccccaatgtccccaatgtccccaatgtccccccaatgtccccaatgtcccccccaatgtcccccaatgtccccagtgtcactgcatgtccccccagtgtcaccactGTCTGTCACGTGTCCCCAATGTGTCCAAAATGTCCCAGatgtcccccccaatgtccccccaatgtcccaaatgtcccccaatgcccccccaatgtccccaatgtccccaatgtccccacaatgtccccaatgtcccccccaatgtccccccaatgtccccagtgtcactgcatgtccccccagtgtcaccactGTCACGTGTCCCCAATGTGTCCAAAATGTCCCAgatgtccccccaatgtccccccaatgtcccctccatgtccccccaatgtcccccccaatgtccccccgtGTGCCCCCAATGtctcccccagtgtccccaatgtcccccccatgtccccccgtgtccccagtgtcccccccatTGCCTctcccatgtccccccatgtccccccaatgtccccccaatgtccccctgttgtcccctcgatgtccccccacaatgtcccccaatgtccccccaatgtccctaatgtcccctcaatgtctcgagtgtcccccaatgtccccccagtgtcccccccggTGTCAACCcgtgtcccctcaatgtcccctcaatgtccccagtgtcccctcatgtccccccaatgtccccccatgtcccccccggtgtcacccccgtgtcccctcaatgtcccctcaatgtccccagtgtcccccccaatgtccccagtgtcccctcaatgtccacagtgtcccccagtgtcccccgcaatgtcccctcaatgtcctcaatttcccccaatgtcccctcatgtcccccccagtttcccccagtgtcccctcaatgtccccagtgtcccctcaatattcccaatgtccccccaatgtccccccaatgtccccccgtGTGCCCCCCCCGGTGTCACACcgtgtcccctcaatgtccccaatgtcccctcatgtccccccCAATGttccccccaatgtccccccatgtccccccatgtccccccgtgtccccccgtgtccctcccgtgtcccccaatgtccccccgtGTCTCCCCttgtcccccccgtgtccccccactATCCCCCCCACGTCCTCTccatgtccccccaatgtccccaatgtcccaaatgCCCCCCAATCTCCctccaatgtccccccaatgtcccaaatgtcccccaatgtcccccaatgtcccccccaatgtccccccaatgtccccaatgtccccccaatgtccccccaatgtccccaatgtcccaaatgCCCCCCAATCTCCctccaatgtccccccaatgtcccaaatgtcccccaatgtcccccaatgtcccccccaatgtccccccaatgtccccaatgtccccccaatgtccccccaatgtccccaatgtccccccagtgtccccaccggtgtcaccccgtgtccccctcaatgtccccccaatgtcccccctcaatgtccccagtgtcccctcaatgtccccagtgtcccccatgtcccctcaatgtccccagtgtcccccaatgtcccctcatgtcccccccagtttcccccggtgtcccctcaatgtccccactgtcccctcaatgttcccaatgtcccccccaatgtccccccagtgtccccaatgtcccctccatgtccccccgtgtcccccctaTTGCCCCTCCCATGTCCCCCCACGTCCCCCTCGATGTCCCTCTGttgtcccctcgatgtcccccccccaatgtccccaatgcccccccaatgtccccaatgtccccccaatgtccccaatgcccccccaatgtcccccatgcccccccaatgtccccaatgcccccccaatgtcccccatgcccccccaatgtccccaatgtcccccccaatgtcccccatgccccccccaatgtccccaatgtccccccaatgtccccccaatgtccccccaatgtccctccatgtccctccatgtccccccaatgtcccctccaatgtccccagtgtccccagtgtcccccaatgtccccagtgtcccccccacTATCCCCCCCACTATCCCCCCCAATGTCCcaccaatgtccccaatgtacccctcaatgtccccaatgtccccccaatgtccccaatgtccccggtgtccccccaatgtccccctcaatgtccccaatgtccccccaatgtccccctcaatgtcccccagtgttcccccagtgtccccaatgtcccccaatgtccccccaatgtccccaatgtcccccccaatgtcccctcaatgtccccaatgtccccccaatgtcccaaatgtccccaatgcccccccaatgtccccaatgtccccctaatgtcccccaatgtccccccaatgtccccaatgcccccccaatgtccctc
It encodes the following:
- the LOC137467739 gene encoding uncharacterized protein; translated protein: MSQMSPNVPQCPPQCPPNVPNVPPMSPQCPQCPQCPLHVPPVPSVPQCPQCPPHYPPHYPPQCPTNVPNVPLNVPNVPPMSPMSPVSCPPNAPQGPPSVPSVPSVPSVPNVPSVPSVPNVPVSPVSP